The following proteins are encoded in a genomic region of Musa acuminata AAA Group cultivar baxijiao chromosome BXJ2-11, Cavendish_Baxijiao_AAA, whole genome shotgun sequence:
- the LOC135584237 gene encoding phosphoribosylglycinamide formyltransferase, chloroplastic-like isoform X1: MDALGSIIGTRLPSPTNFINMSSRCMAIRLASQDNLSHCSVTYRRHILAKASPPSKVVLQKAGSKYQGLGCRCSASETVSCMTNDDTSQKSTQRKRLAVFVSGGGSNFKAIHEATKQGLVHGDITVLVTDKPGCGGAEYARDNQIPVVIFPGSKSSPDGVSAAELVATLRKFEVDFLLLAGYLKLIPIELVQAFRRSILNIHPSLLPAFGGKGFYGLKVHEAVIGSGARYSGPTVHFVDEQYDTGRILAQRVVPVLTDDTAEQLAARVLSQEHQVYVEVVTALCEDRIVWRDDGVPLIRSRDNSDKLY; this comes from the exons ATGGATGCTCTGGGATCAATAATTGGGACTAGGCTTCCTTCCCCCACAAATTTCATCAATATGTCATCGAGATGTATGGCAATTAGATTGGCATCTCAGGATAATCTCTCTCATTGTTCAGTCACATATAGGAGACACATACTCGCAAAAGCATCTCCTCCTTCAAAAGTGGTGCTGCAGAAAGCTGGGAGTAAATATCAGGGCTTGGGATGCAGATGTAGTGCTTCCGAGACAGTGAGCTGCATGACAAATGATGACACTTCACAAAAATCGACTCAGAGGAAAAGATTGGCAGTTTTTGTCTCTGGTGGAGGTTCAAACTTTAAAGCTATCCATGAAGCAACCAAGCAAGGATTAGTTCATGGAGATATTACAGTTTTGGTCACAGATAAGCCTG GTTGTGGTGGTGCTGAATATGCAAGAGATAATCAAATTCCAGTTGTTATATTTCCTGGATCCAAATCCTCACCTGATGGTGTCTCAGCAGCTGAACTTGTAGCAACCTTAAG GAAATTTGAGGTTGACTTTCTTCTGCTTGCTGGTTACTTGAAGCTTATACCCATCGAATTAGTTCAGGCATTTCGAAGATCCATATTAAACATTCATCCATCCCTTCTTCCCGCTTTTGGTGGTAAAGGTTTTTATGGTTTAAAGGTGCATGAAGCTGTCATAGGGTCCGGGGCAAG GTACTCTGGTCCCACAGTTCACTTTGTTGATGAACAGTATGATACTGGTCGTATCTTGGCTCAGAGAGTAGTGCCTGTGCTAACAGATGACACTGCCGAGCAGCTTGCAGCAAGAGTCCTTAGCCAG GAGCATCAAGTCTATGTGGAGGTAGTAACAGCTTTATGCGAGGATCGAATTGTTTGGAGGGACGATGGAGTCCCTCTTATTCGCAGCAGGGACAATTCAGATAAACTTTACTAG
- the LOC135584237 gene encoding phosphoribosylglycinamide formyltransferase, chloroplastic-like isoform X2 produces MDALGSIIGTRLPSPTNFINMSSRCMAIRLASQDNLSHCSVTYRRHILAKASPPSKVVLQKAGSKYQGLGCRCSASETVSCMTNDDTSQKSTQRKRLAVFVSGGGSNFKAIHEATKQGLVHGDITVLVTDKPGCGGAEYARDNQIPVVIFPGSKSSPDGVSAAELVATLRKFEVDFLLLAGYLKLIPIELVQAFRRSILNIHPSLLPAFGGKGFYGLKVHEAVIGSGARYSGPTVHFVDEQYDTGRILAQRVVPVLTDDTAEQLAARVLSQVIKSIKSMWR; encoded by the exons ATGGATGCTCTGGGATCAATAATTGGGACTAGGCTTCCTTCCCCCACAAATTTCATCAATATGTCATCGAGATGTATGGCAATTAGATTGGCATCTCAGGATAATCTCTCTCATTGTTCAGTCACATATAGGAGACACATACTCGCAAAAGCATCTCCTCCTTCAAAAGTGGTGCTGCAGAAAGCTGGGAGTAAATATCAGGGCTTGGGATGCAGATGTAGTGCTTCCGAGACAGTGAGCTGCATGACAAATGATGACACTTCACAAAAATCGACTCAGAGGAAAAGATTGGCAGTTTTTGTCTCTGGTGGAGGTTCAAACTTTAAAGCTATCCATGAAGCAACCAAGCAAGGATTAGTTCATGGAGATATTACAGTTTTGGTCACAGATAAGCCTG GTTGTGGTGGTGCTGAATATGCAAGAGATAATCAAATTCCAGTTGTTATATTTCCTGGATCCAAATCCTCACCTGATGGTGTCTCAGCAGCTGAACTTGTAGCAACCTTAAG GAAATTTGAGGTTGACTTTCTTCTGCTTGCTGGTTACTTGAAGCTTATACCCATCGAATTAGTTCAGGCATTTCGAAGATCCATATTAAACATTCATCCATCCCTTCTTCCCGCTTTTGGTGGTAAAGGTTTTTATGGTTTAAAGGTGCATGAAGCTGTCATAGGGTCCGGGGCAAG GTACTCTGGTCCCACAGTTCACTTTGTTGATGAACAGTATGATACTGGTCGTATCTTGGCTCAGAGAGTAGTGCCTGTGCTAACAGATGACACTGCCGAGCAGCTTGCAGCAAGAGTCCTTAGCCAGGTTATCAA GAGCATCAAGTCTATGTGGAGGTAG
- the LOC135626664 gene encoding uncharacterized protein LOC135626664 translates to MLEVLDYDSKKSDDTSDEYCTQVSRVIRTMSKLRCAPRDSNFGAVVLLFLVVPTFVVGIYLHGQKITYFLRPLWESPPRPFKDIPHYYDENVSMENLCKLHGWGVRDVPRRVFDAVLFSNELDILAIRWHELYPYVSEFVLLESNSTFTGLQKPFFFAENRGQFEFVEPRLNYGTVGGRFVKGENPFVEESYQRVALDHLIRASGIGDDDLLIMSDVDEIPSGHTINLLRWCDDIPEKLHLRLRNYLYSFEFLLDNKSWRASVHRYRAGKTRYAHYRQTDDILSDSGWHCSFCFRYISEFVFKMKAYSHVDRVRFAYYLNPSRIQDVICRGADLYDMLPEEYTFKEIVGKLGPIPHTYSAVHLPAYLLKNFDKYKYLLPGNCKREHG, encoded by the exons ATGCTCGAAGTTTTAGATTACGATTCGAAGAAGTCGGATGATACCAGCGACGAATACTGCACTCAG GTAAGCAGAGTAATACGGACCATGTCAAAGCTCCGGTGCGCCCCCCGGGATTCTAATTTCGGAGCCGTAGTCCTTCTCTTCTTGGTCGTCCCGACCTTTGTTGTCGGCATCTACTTGCATGGCCAAAAGATCACCTACTTCCTTCGCCCTCTCTGGGAATCCCCTCCGAGGCCGTTCAAGGATATCCCCCACTACTATGACGAGAATGTCTCCATGGAGAACCTCTGCAAGCTCCATGGCTGGGGAGTCCGCGATGTTCCCCGCCGCGTGTTCGATGCGGTGCTCTTCAGCAatgaattggacatccttgccatCCGCTGGCACGAATTGTACCCTTATGTTTCGGAATTCGTGCTCCTCGAGTCTAATTCTACCTTCACTGGCCTGCAAAAGCCCTTCTTCTTTGCTGAGAACCGGGGTCAATTTGAGTTTGTGGAGCCACGGCTCAATTACGGGACTGTCGGTGGGAGGTTCGTCAAGGGGGAGAACCCTTTTGTTGAGGAGTCCTACCAGAGAGTGGCATTGGATCATCTCATCAGGGCTTCAGGAATTGGTGATGATGATTTGTTGATCATGTCGGATGTTGATGAGATCCCAAGTGGCCACACGATTAACCTCTTGAGGTGGTGCGATGACATTCCAGAAAAGCTACATCTCAGACTGCGGAATTACTTGTACTCTTTTGAGTTCTTGTTGGATAACAAGAGCTGGAGGGCTTCGGTTCATAGGTACCGTGCTGGAAAGACGAGATATGCCCACTACCGCCAGACTGATGACATACTGTCAGATTCGGGGTGGCATTGTAGCTTCTGCTTCCGCTACATCAGCGAGTTTGTGTTCAAGATGAAGGCATACAGCCATGTTGATCGTGTGAGATTTGCGTATTATCTGAATCCATCAAGGATTCAGGATGTCATATGCCGAGGAGCAGACCTTTATGACATGCTTCCGGAGGAGTATACATTTAAGGAGATTGTAGGGAAGCTGGGGCCTATACCTCACACGTATTCTGCAGTCCATCTTCCTGCTTATCTGCTTAAGAATTTTGACAAGTACAAATATCTCCTACCTGgaaattgcaaaagagaacatggGTGA
- the LOC103972576 gene encoding uncharacterized protein LOC103972576 codes for MGSYSMETDSLPSMREEEMKETLSLAVEAEEEEEEEEVWPRKCGGVTLEGYVDGADGGEEGTGGVARTKSLTDEDLDELKGCLDLGFGFSYEEIPELCDTLPALELCYSMSQRFLDEQQQQQDRSSSAESMDLSAPPPSPPIANWRISGPGDDPDAVKARLKYWAQAVACTIKLCS; via the exons ATGGGAAGCTATTCCATGGAAACCGATTCCCTTCCTTCGATGAGGGAGGAGGAGATGAAGGAGACGCTGTCTCTGGCGGtggaagcggaggaggaggaggaggaggaggaggtatggCCGCGGAAGTGCGGCGGGGTGACGCTCGAGGGATACGTGGACGGGGCGGACGGCGGAGAGGAGGGAACCGGCGGCGTCGCGAGGACGAAGAGCTTGACGGATGAGGACCTGGATGAGCTCAAAGGGTGCCTCGACCTCGGATTCGGTTTCAGCTACGAGGAGATCCCCGAGCTCTGCGACACGCTCCCTGCGTTAGAGCTCTGCTACTCCATGAGCCAGAGGTTCTTGGAcgagcaacagcaacagcaggaTCGCTCCTCCTCTGCCGAGTCCATGGATCTGAGCGCGCCGCCTCCTTCTCCTCCCATCGCCAACTGGAGGATCTCCGGCCCTG GGGATGATCCGGATGCAGTAAAAGCAAGGCTCAAGTATTGGGCCCAAGCAGTGGCTTGTACTATTAAATTATGCAGCTGA
- the LOC108951777 gene encoding uncharacterized protein LOC108951777 isoform X2, whose amino-acid sequence MMDYQNNLDFYLTMSRKELQKLCKQHDLPANRSHAQLADSLVSLFKKRNASSAALLENSINSMDGSSRKSLVSEPKANSSKVDTHGLSSGFNEIRGDERPFYHTGNQIDVIDHMVNPTSGKTVTNALCPSWPANSNGTESIGYSTFEHCNKGVKSCVAADMKETRTTQILGLECKKTNIRSEFENLVRPRNEEQKQIHDAIRDTKTRNTVPMPCELYKLHEYSMESGFVSSDEISTRTPTLQFFVMSEGGINLYVDLNSGPLGWINSMKDEMCVHQNAKHETRTLSKDISDSPEVDNHIKILPIDDTGMDLQGIEVEQNTGCTNSSSSSVVSENCNSEAYPPNTTVVTSGFSILTSGSVPVCLSVCLEENQVVSSSCAAYSAQNHLAFDTAPCAREGMLLTQDSFDASFTMLKGNASPPNASMRSITNEDDDGIYPVTNDGSTPKTACVDFVDVEVKALCNTLNDVPDKNNLPMFKDMQDSVDTYHSGHLRNHTGTCEGSFICCTNELPDNVCSHGGLSNYCQLTGQRLLDGPMADAQSEMRAANGLFYQQACSNYGTLVPKEPMPVFQDESITRYTMPCDAGPEHSSEGKGNLRML is encoded by the exons ATGATGGATTACCAGAATAACTTGGACTTCTATCTCACAATGTCTAGAAAGGAGCTCCAAAAATTGTGTAAACAGCATGATCTTCCTGCAAATAGAAGCCATGCTCAACTAGCCGACTCACTGGTATCACTGTTTAAG AAAAGAAATGCCAGTTCAGCAGCTTTGTTGGAGAATTCAATTAATTCGATGGATGGATCTTCTAGAAAATCACTTGTATCCGAACCAAAAGCTAATTCTTCCAAGGTTGATACACATGGACTGTCTTCAGGTTTTAATGAAATTCGAGGTGATGAACGACCATTCTATCATACTGGTAATCAAATAGATGTTATTGACCACATGGTCAATCCAACTTCAGGAAAG ACTGTTACAAATGCTTTATGTCCATCATGGCCTGCTAATAGTAATGGTACTGAAAGTATTGGTTATTCTACTTTTGAGCATTGTAACAAGGGAGTAAAAAGCTGTGTTGCTGCTGATATGAAAGAGACTAGAACAACCCAAATTCTTGGTCTGGAGTGCAAGAAAACGAATATTAGAAGTGAATTTGAAAATTTGGTGAGACCAAGAAATGAAGAGCAGAAACAGATCCATGATGCTATTAGAGACACTAAAACTCGTAATACAGTTCCTATGCCATGTGAACTTTATAAACTTCATGAATACTCCATGGAAAGTGGGTTTGTATCTTCTGATGAAATTTCTACAAGAACCCCTACCCTTCAATTCTTTGTGATGTCAGAAGGGGGAATTAATTTATATGTTGATTTAAATTCTGGTCCATTAGGATGGATCAATAGCATGAAGGACGAAATGTGTGTCCATCAGAATGCAAAACATGAGACAAGGACTCTGTCGAAAGATATCAGTGATTCTCCAGAAGTTGACAATCATATTAAAATATTGCCAATTGATGACACTGGGATGGACCTTCAAGGCATTGAAGTTGAGCAGAACACTGGCTGTACTAATTCATCCTCAAGTTCAGTTGTCAGTGAAAATTGTAATTCTGAGGCATATCCACCCAATACAACTGTAGTGACATCTGGATTTTCTATTTTGACATCAGGCAGTGTTCCTGTTTGTTTATCAGTATGTTTGGAGGagaatcaagtggtttcatcttcCTGTGCAGCTTACTCTGCACAAAACCACCTGGCGTTTGATACTGCACCTTGCGCCCGAGAAGGGATGTTGTTAACTCAAGACTCTTTTGATGCTTCCTTTACGATGCTTAAGGGCAATGCATCGCCACCTAATGCTTCTATGAGATCTATTACTAACGAGGATGATGATGGCATTTATCCTGTGACAAATGATGGCTCCACTCCTAAGACTGCATGTGTCGATTTTGTTGATGTTGAAGTTAAGGCTTTATGCAACACACTGAATGATGTTCCCGATAAAAATAACCTTCCTATGTTTAAGGATATGCAAGATAGTGTGGACACTTACCATTCTGGTCATCTTAGAAATCATACTGGAACTTGTGAAGGCTCATTTATATGTTGCACGAATGAGCTGCCAGATAATGTGTGTTCACATGGAGGGCTGTCAAATTATTGTCAACTTACTGGACAGAGGTTACTAGATGGTCCAATGGCTGATGCACAATCAGAGATGAGAGCAGCAAATGGTCTTTTCTATCAGCAAGCATGTAGTAATTATGGAACTTTGGTTCCCAAGGAACCAATGCCGGTGTTTCAAGATGAATCG ATTACCAGATATACTATGCCTTGTGATGCAGGGCCAGAGCACTCCAGTGAAGGGAAAGGAAACCTTAGA ATGCTCTAG
- the LOC108951777 gene encoding uncharacterized protein LOC108951777 isoform X1, which yields MMDYQNNLDFYLTMSRKELQKLCKQHDLPANRSHAQLADSLVSLFKKRNASSAALLENSINSMDGSSRKSLVSEPKANSSKVDTHGLSSGFNEIRGDERPFYHTGNQIDVIDHMVNPTSGKTVTNALCPSWPANSNGTESIGYSTFEHCNKGVKSCVAADMKETRTTQILGLECKKTNIRSEFENLVRPRNEEQKQIHDAIRDTKTRNTVPMPCELYKLHEYSMESGFVSSDEISTRTPTLQFFVMSEGGINLYVDLNSGPLGWINSMKDEMCVHQNAKHETRTLSKDISDSPEVDNHIKILPIDDTGMDLQGIEVEQNTGCTNSSSSSVVSENCNSEAYPPNTTVVTSGFSILTSGSVPVCLSVCLEENQVVSSSCAAYSAQNHLAFDTAPCAREGMLLTQDSFDASFTMLKGNASPPNASMRSITNEDDDGIYPVTNDGSTPKTACVDFVDVEVKALCNTLNDVPDKNNLPMFKDMQDSVDTYHSGHLRNHTGTCEGSFICCTNELPDNVCSHGGLSNYCQLTGQRLLDGPMADAQSEMRAANGLFYQQACSNYGTLVPKEPMPVFQDESITRYTMPCDAGPEHSSEGKGNLRVTFV from the exons ATGATGGATTACCAGAATAACTTGGACTTCTATCTCACAATGTCTAGAAAGGAGCTCCAAAAATTGTGTAAACAGCATGATCTTCCTGCAAATAGAAGCCATGCTCAACTAGCCGACTCACTGGTATCACTGTTTAAG AAAAGAAATGCCAGTTCAGCAGCTTTGTTGGAGAATTCAATTAATTCGATGGATGGATCTTCTAGAAAATCACTTGTATCCGAACCAAAAGCTAATTCTTCCAAGGTTGATACACATGGACTGTCTTCAGGTTTTAATGAAATTCGAGGTGATGAACGACCATTCTATCATACTGGTAATCAAATAGATGTTATTGACCACATGGTCAATCCAACTTCAGGAAAG ACTGTTACAAATGCTTTATGTCCATCATGGCCTGCTAATAGTAATGGTACTGAAAGTATTGGTTATTCTACTTTTGAGCATTGTAACAAGGGAGTAAAAAGCTGTGTTGCTGCTGATATGAAAGAGACTAGAACAACCCAAATTCTTGGTCTGGAGTGCAAGAAAACGAATATTAGAAGTGAATTTGAAAATTTGGTGAGACCAAGAAATGAAGAGCAGAAACAGATCCATGATGCTATTAGAGACACTAAAACTCGTAATACAGTTCCTATGCCATGTGAACTTTATAAACTTCATGAATACTCCATGGAAAGTGGGTTTGTATCTTCTGATGAAATTTCTACAAGAACCCCTACCCTTCAATTCTTTGTGATGTCAGAAGGGGGAATTAATTTATATGTTGATTTAAATTCTGGTCCATTAGGATGGATCAATAGCATGAAGGACGAAATGTGTGTCCATCAGAATGCAAAACATGAGACAAGGACTCTGTCGAAAGATATCAGTGATTCTCCAGAAGTTGACAATCATATTAAAATATTGCCAATTGATGACACTGGGATGGACCTTCAAGGCATTGAAGTTGAGCAGAACACTGGCTGTACTAATTCATCCTCAAGTTCAGTTGTCAGTGAAAATTGTAATTCTGAGGCATATCCACCCAATACAACTGTAGTGACATCTGGATTTTCTATTTTGACATCAGGCAGTGTTCCTGTTTGTTTATCAGTATGTTTGGAGGagaatcaagtggtttcatcttcCTGTGCAGCTTACTCTGCACAAAACCACCTGGCGTTTGATACTGCACCTTGCGCCCGAGAAGGGATGTTGTTAACTCAAGACTCTTTTGATGCTTCCTTTACGATGCTTAAGGGCAATGCATCGCCACCTAATGCTTCTATGAGATCTATTACTAACGAGGATGATGATGGCATTTATCCTGTGACAAATGATGGCTCCACTCCTAAGACTGCATGTGTCGATTTTGTTGATGTTGAAGTTAAGGCTTTATGCAACACACTGAATGATGTTCCCGATAAAAATAACCTTCCTATGTTTAAGGATATGCAAGATAGTGTGGACACTTACCATTCTGGTCATCTTAGAAATCATACTGGAACTTGTGAAGGCTCATTTATATGTTGCACGAATGAGCTGCCAGATAATGTGTGTTCACATGGAGGGCTGTCAAATTATTGTCAACTTACTGGACAGAGGTTACTAGATGGTCCAATGGCTGATGCACAATCAGAGATGAGAGCAGCAAATGGTCTTTTCTATCAGCAAGCATGTAGTAATTATGGAACTTTGGTTCCCAAGGAACCAATGCCGGTGTTTCAAGATGAATCG ATTACCAGATATACTATGCCTTGTGATGCAGGGCCAGAGCACTCCAGTGAAGGGAAAGGAAACCTTAGAGTAACTTTTGTTTGA
- the LOC108951777 gene encoding uncharacterized protein LOC108951777 isoform X3 — protein sequence MMDYQNNLDFYLTMSRKELQKLCKQHDLPANRSHAQLADSLKRNASSAALLENSINSMDGSSRKSLVSEPKANSSKVDTHGLSSGFNEIRGDERPFYHTGNQIDVIDHMVNPTSGKTVTNALCPSWPANSNGTESIGYSTFEHCNKGVKSCVAADMKETRTTQILGLECKKTNIRSEFENLVRPRNEEQKQIHDAIRDTKTRNTVPMPCELYKLHEYSMESGFVSSDEISTRTPTLQFFVMSEGGINLYVDLNSGPLGWINSMKDEMCVHQNAKHETRTLSKDISDSPEVDNHIKILPIDDTGMDLQGIEVEQNTGCTNSSSSSVVSENCNSEAYPPNTTVVTSGFSILTSGSVPVCLSVCLEENQVVSSSCAAYSAQNHLAFDTAPCAREGMLLTQDSFDASFTMLKGNASPPNASMRSITNEDDDGIYPVTNDGSTPKTACVDFVDVEVKALCNTLNDVPDKNNLPMFKDMQDSVDTYHSGHLRNHTGTCEGSFICCTNELPDNVCSHGGLSNYCQLTGQRLLDGPMADAQSEMRAANGLFYQQACSNYGTLVPKEPMPVFQDESITRYTMPCDAGPEHSSEGKGNLRVTFV from the exons ATGATGGATTACCAGAATAACTTGGACTTCTATCTCACAATGTCTAGAAAGGAGCTCCAAAAATTGTGTAAACAGCATGATCTTCCTGCAAATAGAAGCCATGCTCAACTAGCCGACTCACTG AAAAGAAATGCCAGTTCAGCAGCTTTGTTGGAGAATTCAATTAATTCGATGGATGGATCTTCTAGAAAATCACTTGTATCCGAACCAAAAGCTAATTCTTCCAAGGTTGATACACATGGACTGTCTTCAGGTTTTAATGAAATTCGAGGTGATGAACGACCATTCTATCATACTGGTAATCAAATAGATGTTATTGACCACATGGTCAATCCAACTTCAGGAAAG ACTGTTACAAATGCTTTATGTCCATCATGGCCTGCTAATAGTAATGGTACTGAAAGTATTGGTTATTCTACTTTTGAGCATTGTAACAAGGGAGTAAAAAGCTGTGTTGCTGCTGATATGAAAGAGACTAGAACAACCCAAATTCTTGGTCTGGAGTGCAAGAAAACGAATATTAGAAGTGAATTTGAAAATTTGGTGAGACCAAGAAATGAAGAGCAGAAACAGATCCATGATGCTATTAGAGACACTAAAACTCGTAATACAGTTCCTATGCCATGTGAACTTTATAAACTTCATGAATACTCCATGGAAAGTGGGTTTGTATCTTCTGATGAAATTTCTACAAGAACCCCTACCCTTCAATTCTTTGTGATGTCAGAAGGGGGAATTAATTTATATGTTGATTTAAATTCTGGTCCATTAGGATGGATCAATAGCATGAAGGACGAAATGTGTGTCCATCAGAATGCAAAACATGAGACAAGGACTCTGTCGAAAGATATCAGTGATTCTCCAGAAGTTGACAATCATATTAAAATATTGCCAATTGATGACACTGGGATGGACCTTCAAGGCATTGAAGTTGAGCAGAACACTGGCTGTACTAATTCATCCTCAAGTTCAGTTGTCAGTGAAAATTGTAATTCTGAGGCATATCCACCCAATACAACTGTAGTGACATCTGGATTTTCTATTTTGACATCAGGCAGTGTTCCTGTTTGTTTATCAGTATGTTTGGAGGagaatcaagtggtttcatcttcCTGTGCAGCTTACTCTGCACAAAACCACCTGGCGTTTGATACTGCACCTTGCGCCCGAGAAGGGATGTTGTTAACTCAAGACTCTTTTGATGCTTCCTTTACGATGCTTAAGGGCAATGCATCGCCACCTAATGCTTCTATGAGATCTATTACTAACGAGGATGATGATGGCATTTATCCTGTGACAAATGATGGCTCCACTCCTAAGACTGCATGTGTCGATTTTGTTGATGTTGAAGTTAAGGCTTTATGCAACACACTGAATGATGTTCCCGATAAAAATAACCTTCCTATGTTTAAGGATATGCAAGATAGTGTGGACACTTACCATTCTGGTCATCTTAGAAATCATACTGGAACTTGTGAAGGCTCATTTATATGTTGCACGAATGAGCTGCCAGATAATGTGTGTTCACATGGAGGGCTGTCAAATTATTGTCAACTTACTGGACAGAGGTTACTAGATGGTCCAATGGCTGATGCACAATCAGAGATGAGAGCAGCAAATGGTCTTTTCTATCAGCAAGCATGTAGTAATTATGGAACTTTGGTTCCCAAGGAACCAATGCCGGTGTTTCAAGATGAATCG ATTACCAGATATACTATGCCTTGTGATGCAGGGCCAGAGCACTCCAGTGAAGGGAAAGGAAACCTTAGAGTAACTTTTGTTTGA